Within the Tachysurus fulvidraco isolate hzauxx_2018 chromosome 3, HZAU_PFXX_2.0, whole genome shotgun sequence genome, the region AGCCAACGACACACTTAAGATCACAGCACACAGCAGCACATGTTGAACTGTAATATATTTACTCTCGATTCTCTGACTGATATACAGCACAGGCCAAGACAAATTAAAGTGACTTTGAAAATTGTAAAGATTTTAATCAAAACATCTGTAAGAGACACCGTCACCGATTCACAAGCCTTCTCATACGAACTCTCCTGCTTTCTGATGCTTGTAATACTGATTCATCAATTTCCCCCATCTTAAGGAAGGAGTAATGTTTGTTAGATCAGTCCACTAGTACTAACAAATCTAACAAATTAAACTATTGGCTTCAGGGACTTCCCAGATATAGCTATTTCTAAATGGAAACATAGCAATAAATACCTAATATTTCAAGAATacagcatttgtttttattttccaattgTTTTTTACTACGTCCAATTAAATATACCAGCTAAagacggagttactttattctTGAGTGTTGTTAAGCTGATATCCATGTAAAACAATCCATGTAAATGTAAGAGATTTGCCGCCAAGTTTAAGCGTGTTTGTCTGAAAAGTCCGCTCTATACTACAAACTCCTTGAATTTTGTGCTGTAGCCACTTGTGTGAAATATATAAGTCATACATAGTGTTTTAAAGTCATATTGTAATGCAGGGTCTGACATAATCATGCCAATACCATTTCTTTGCATAGTAAGAGGTACTAATTTTGTTGCCCACTTTAAAAACATCAGCTTCAGCTGTTTTCAATATTCATGTTGTAATAAAacttaatatatatgtatatacttaCAAATGTCCATtatgtcttttttcctttttagaaCACATTACCTAGGATAGGACATACATTATTTTAACTCAGTCAGCTTGGGTTAGTCTTTGGTCTCCTTCCACCTCTGAAAAACATACCAGTAAGTGGACTGGCTACATTAATTGTCCCTAAAGTGTGaacaagtttgtttgtttgtttgtttgtgtgtgtgtgtgtgttgcacacTGATAGATTCGTGTAACTTTGAGTGTGTCACTAAAAAAGGAATAGGCGCTGGATCCACAGCATCTCTGTCCAAAACAAGAACGTACTAAGGTTATATTTACTAATATTTCATTTTGCCATATTATTAGAGGCGCTGATGCTCATCTACGCTGAATAGTCAGTCgggttaaaatatttaagaatCAACCATTTAAAAACTCTGCAAAGAGTTTTTTGGAGGGTCGCACTAAAATATTCCATCAGACTGATGTAACTGATCTTAATGGTTTTTCCGACGTGAAATCCCATCTCACACAATGATAACGAAAGTTCACAAAGGGTTTGTTGGACACCCATGATGttaaagtgtttttgtgtcctgaaGTACATCTATCATCAAGGATAAACAGGCAAATGGTCATGTTTATTTGAACATTACATAGTGGAACAATTAAGCTCATAAAGTTCACAGTATTATTTTTGAAAATCACATTATCAGCTGTAAAGCAAATCAAAGACaacagtactgtatatggaaTCCATATTCTGTAATATTATTCTGATGCTACAATCTGCATATGTTGGAACTGGATTGGACAAATTCTTGAATTCACATAAGAACATTGTATAACTGCCCACAATGTTGTggatcaagtggttaaggctctgggttgttgcctggaggatcagggttcaaaccccagcactgccgAGCTGCTACTTTTGGGCTCCTGAGTAAGGTCCataactctctctgctccagggaaGTCCAAGAAGTCTCATCAGTGTAATTAAGCTCAATGTTACTCGATATGTTGTGTCTTCCAGTAACCTTGACTTACTTCAATGAAAAATATATGACGTATTCATTAGAAACTAATATAGAAATCTCAGTGTGTTCATGTTATggctatatattttattatttttatggtacattgagtttttttttaaataaaaaaaatttgttacttcactcatttttaattaataaatttatcACAATTATGAATAGCTTAAATcgaatttttcattcatttatctacaCAGAGTGCATTCAGGGTCTATATACTAGACAGAAGGTAATTGGAGCCAATGTATTTATGTTGGATTGCTTTTTAAATTTGCAATATTACAATACATTAATAATTCTATCCAATTACTTGATCTTATGCTGCTACACTCTTGTATTTTGCTATTTATAATTGCTTTCGTGGTTATCCATATAATCCTACCAGTGTTTCCTGTGTAGTCTTTTCTAGCTCCTTCAGATCATTGTTCTTCAACAttattggttttatttaattattgaagTATATAGCCAACAGGCCTACTGAATGTATAAGTAATTGGTATGACAaatactgaatttatttattttgtctgagAGAATTCAGGAGAGATTAGAAATACCCCTGATAGTGTAAGAACACTTTTCGTTATAGAGGAAACATCTACAGACTTGTgacaaagagaagaaaacaatCACAGGAGATGCTGTTTCATCAACCCTAATTGAGAGAATATTTTGGACCTTGGTGTCTATCCCTCCAGTACAGTTCCAGAAACAAGGCACAGTGATGTTATTCTGGAGCCTTTGTAGTGTTTGAACATTTTACTAAAATGCATTTCCCTTTCATTTGCTACTTGCATGTATGTGAGGGACTTCAGAGCAGTGTTAGATGTTGAAGTCCATGTTCTACTCGAGGTCACAGATCAGTGCTTTTTGGTACACGCTTCCTATAAGGAGTTTCCCTTTATACGGAGTAGCCACTGAAGATGCTATGAGCATGCTGCCGTTATCAGAGTACACCTGCGTCACCACCGGCTCGTCCGAGTAGATCTTCTGAATACGAATGACCTAAAATCGACAGACCAACGTCATATGCAAATCCACAACAACtagcatttacagtatatgatgtttacatacagtagatgaAACACTGATGTGTTAAGGAGTTACACTGTCAAAAAGTGGTAGAGGATGTTTTCAAAAATGCACTATTAAAAAATCTCCTATTTCATTATAAAGTTTACAACGTGATGCATTAAAGATCCAATGTATGAACTCATAATTCAGTACTAAATGTATTTTAACGTAATATGATGCAATACCATGCGATTCAGGATTGcatcatttaacattttttaagtaCCCCAATTATTACAGGCCTCATTTTTCAATTTCAATACAACCAAATttatattgtgaataaaatcatttacaaaaGAATAAATTGGTATTTATCAAACCCAGTTAAATCAAAATTTATTTGATGAATACGGAGACTCAGTTACTGATCAGCTTCAAATCATGCAACTGGTGAGGAATTAAATGAAGAGATATGAAACCTGGTGATCGCATATTAAAGGGAGTAATGAGAAAAATGATTAGATATCAGTAAAAGAAATGCTGGGAGCTTGTTTTAATGCAGCACATTGCTTAAGAGTCAGGGCTAAGTGATGGATACTGCACTGCGCTGTATTGTCCCTAGAGTGCCACATTTTGTCATAAGTTTCTTCCTGAATGCATCAATCATCATTAAGACACATGCCTTCCTGCTTACCCAGAATGACACCGAGGAAGCTGTGCTAGTATACGAGAAGCTAAAATGTGCAAAAGATCACGTTGGTGTGAGAGACAGAAGCTGAGCCACTTAAAACAATTAAAGACAAGCGTTTTCCTGTGTGACGTACTGTACAGTACTTGTTTCACATGCTCATCTGGGTATAGGGAGGATTTAAATGCACGTTAAACTGTTTTCTTCTCACATCAATTAATTTATAACTAATTCATTTTTTGTCTCCAGCCTTTAGGCTTTTCTGGCTTTGTTCCACTGCTAAATAAAATTGCTTAATGGTGAATTTTGCAGGTCAAAACAACTTCACTTGCAAATCTCGTTGTTTTGTgctcattttctgttttcagcTTTGTGTGCTCTTGACCTTATATGGAGTCTTGTAAACGTCACTAAATACAAATGAGCTGATGTGCATGCACAGTGCActtaagggaaaaaaatcatattatatcatatcttgtgtaaaatacatttacagacaactttttttctaaaaattgACACGAGGCATTttgatacacagacacagacacacacacagacacagacacacacctctgaGCCTGGTGGATCATTTGGATCTTGTACAAGAATTTTGCCTCCATTCGGGTGACATCCCATCCACAAGTCTCCAGTTTTACTCTCCACTTCAATATTGTCACAGAGGGAGCCTACATCAACTTCCTGTACAACAGAGTATAATAAAGGTTtcaaacttaaataaaaaaataatctatgtaaaaataaataaaaaatatatttaaaactatTCATCACACTTTATTAATTCACCTTCACCCGGGTCAGTTTGTTGTCTTTCTGGATGTTCAGCACCACGATTCTGTGATTCAATAAATCTGACACATACAAGTGCCTGGcccaaaagaagaaaagttttaattcatgtggatgtttgtttgtttattttaattttttttctaacatttcATAAAGACTTACTTTTTGTCAGGGGAGATGTTGATGCCATTTGCACCAAAAAAACCTTCTGCCACAACACGAACTGCTTCAGGACTGTAATACACCACGTCACACCAGTACAGATAGAGCAGCATTTCCAGAAGCTTCAGCGGCCCGTTGGTAAAGTAATGATCATTAGTGGCGTAGAAATTCTCCACTCCCACTGCTACGATGTCGTTCACACTACAATAAAGCAATTTTACGAGAGAAGATGTACAAGAACTTCtgcattattcattcatatgtTGAAAAGTTTTTAGGATGGACATACTTATGCAGCAACTCGTGCTTTATAGTCTTCAAGTGCACAAGAGTGCTTTCCTCTTCGATATACTGAAATATCTCAACCTGGCTGTTTTCATGTGGATGATTCACCACAAATAAATATCGAGAGCCATCTGAAACAAGATTTCACAAAACGGTCCTTTTCATATGGCTGGTAGGATTAAGGAACTCATAATTCAATATATATGAAACTTCTTATACCGTCATCAGTATAGATACTGATTCCATGTGGGCCAAACGAAGCTGTGTCAAAGTCTCCCTTGATGTGGAGCTCGGTAAGATCATCTCCAGAGGGCAGATTTAGCACATAGATCTTTCCAGGCGCATCTGTGTATCGAGGCATACCATGGTACTTCAATCCCTatagattttaaacaaaaataaattcataaataataataataataataactactactactaagaaTAACTAATACAAATTAACcacaaaaatatgtatttatatttattagccTTAAGTAATTCATCTGCAGTAAACATGTTatcaaaattatttaaatatgtatgtgtatgaaatAAGAGCTCATACAGAGCTTATAAAGGCCGGACCATCTTCAAGTACAGTGATGTCTTCAGCTCCAATCTCTGCACAAAGAACGAACACCATGTTATTGAACACGTTTATAATACAACACAACTGAATCCTTAAATCAGATTGGTCAAAAAAGGTCTTGATATGTTGAcgttttctgtgaggagattATATGGATATTTCATAACCAATCAGCCTTCCAATCAGCTTCTATGCATAGTGCTGATTCATGGTTGTTTTATCTGACCAGAGAACAGTCCTCCAACGGACTAGTGATCACCTGCACACTTTCTTTATGAAAGTCTTAGAATAAAGATAAGGGCAACGTCTCTACAAATTGAGGTCAACAATTTGTTTCTGGCTTGGTTAAGATGCTTGGATTTCCCAGAGATTTCAAAAACACGATCTAAAATACAGCCACAATTTCGCTCTTCAGAAACTTCTAAAGTCGTTCCTTCAATTTCTGGAATCTTCCAAACCACTTAAAAAGACAGTCATTGTGGAGTGTAGAAGGCCcactataataaaatattgtgacAATTAATTCTattgtaaagaaaacaaaagaccCAAAAGATATTTGCAGTAACTTTAAAATCTATGGACTTCAGAGTAGGTAACTGTAAATATTTGGCCTCAACTGTATActataagataaataataataataataataataagtcaacCCTATTGACACAACCGGTATATCTAGTCCTTCTTGTTACTAATTTATATACCACAAAATCCTTAAAAAGGCACTAAAAACGAGAAAGAagttattaaagaaataataatttcagaCATTTCACCATGCTGTGACTTTAAACCTGTCTAAATCAATTTCAAAATCTAAACCAGTCCATCTGCACTTATAATACCACTTAAATCATACATTCATCAATTACAAAAGTGGTGGAGATATAATAAAATGAGTATCTTTATGGTCAAATAGATGAGGTagaagtggaataaaacactccaggATGCACCGTTATAAGAAAAACTTGTGGATTACTTTCCTAGAAGAGTATTATTTCAAATACAGCTGGTGTATTTACTAAGTTGAGGGTTGGTTTTAACGACTTAATGACTGGTGGAAAACACATTTACTCCACATTCATGATCTTAAAACGTTCCCTGGAAACCTGAGATGATTTGGGTTTTTAACACTTACCTATTCCTTTTATCGGTTCACAATTAGGGAGGTGATTTTGGGTGACTTCTCTAAAAACCAATGCTGTATTTCTGGCATGGAATATGGAAGGCATGTAGaaaaatgacattaataacCCAGGCAAACCTAACAATGTCTTGACTGtttgcaacaacaacaaaaaaggctTTACTTGcaaactacatacagtacaggacagGTATActtacaaacatttatttttgcacatttattattGCATTTGTTATTTATAAACGATGTGTACCAACCTGAACGCGATTAATCGCTTTCCAATCAGTACAGCTACAACTACAACCAAAACCGAGAGTACCATTAACTTCCCCATGCTACTTTACAACCTGCTTGCTGTATGTTGCTAACTTATGAAATGGCGCCACAGTTGAAGATTGTATTGATTCAGTTTCAATGAAGGAACTGTTTCGATTCATTTGATTCACCACTCGGTTCTACCGTTTTAAAGTAAAACGGCAACATAAAAAAAGCATCAGTTGCAACAATTTATGTAGCCTAAGTAGGAAATTAGAAACATTTAAGGCCACATTCTCAATAAAAAGTCCAGGTTTATTTGTAAAGAAAGTGCTACTGGTGTGTCAAGGTGTCGCTAGATGGCGATATCGAAGCAGATTTCTGCACCTGAGACACAAAATATAGTGAAATCAGTATTGAATTTTTAGCCATTTTAGGCACTTAACTGTTCATTATTAAATAGTCTCTTatacttttaatttaaaagtaaatgtatataattttctttcacTATATATCAGCTTTTATGAAGAATAGATTCGCTCAACTCACTTAAAATACTCGTTCGGAAAGAACCGACTCGTCCGCGGTTCACTTCAGGTTCAGGTCAAGAGAACATCTGATTTGTTTTGTCCAATTGGATTTTCAAGATTTCAACAAAAACATATTACAAATTAgctcaaataaaaacaagccaAAACAGTAGACTGCACATTCCTGCTGTCACAGTGCACTTTCTAACCTTAAAGCAAACAAGAAAACATGTTTCTCTCTGAATGACACGTTGTCTTAGCTGCTTTAAGTGGGACTTGGAAGCCTCACTGAATGGATCTTCAGAGAGACAGTGGAagatt harbors:
- the LOC113652056 gene encoding serum paraoxonase/arylesterase 2-like, yielding MGKLMVLSVLVVVVAVLIGKRLIAFRNTALVFREVTQNHLPNCEPIKGIEIGAEDITVLEDGPAFISSGLKYHGMPRYTDAPGKIYVLNLPSGDDLTELHIKGDFDTASFGPHGISIYTDDDGSRYLFVVNHPHENSQVEIFQYIEEESTLVHLKTIKHELLHNVNDIVAVGVENFYATNDHYFTNGPLKLLEMLLYLYWCDVVYYSPEAVRVVAEGFFGANGINISPDKKHLYVSDLLNHRIVVLNIQKDNKLTRVKEVDVGSLCDNIEVESKTGDLWMGCHPNGGKILVQDPNDPPGSEVIRIQKIYSDEPVVTQVYSDNGSMLIASSVATPYKGKLLIGSVYQKALICDLE